The following are from one region of the Aequoribacter fuscus genome:
- a CDS encoding enoyl-CoA hydratase: MSISPSEKVKVEIDGHTALITIDNPAANTWDVESLPALRDVVAALNADRSIFALVITGAGEKFFSAGADLKLFADGDPANAETMGRLFGEAFEALADFRGVSIAAINGFAMGGGLEVALACDIRIAEQQAKMALPEARVGLLPCAGGTQRLAWLVGEGWAKRMILCNERIDAATAERIGLVEQVVETGQAFDVAKQLAAQAAQQSPISVAMCKELIHSARDKAIADGLVGEREKFTALFSTEDQREGVNAFLEKREPVWKNA, encoded by the coding sequence ATGAGTATAAGCCCATCAGAAAAAGTGAAAGTCGAAATCGACGGGCACACGGCCCTGATTACCATCGATAATCCGGCCGCGAATACCTGGGATGTTGAGAGTTTGCCTGCTCTGCGTGACGTGGTTGCGGCTCTAAATGCGGATCGTTCCATTTTTGCGCTGGTGATTACGGGCGCCGGTGAAAAGTTTTTTTCGGCAGGTGCGGATCTAAAATTATTTGCCGATGGCGACCCAGCCAACGCTGAGACCATGGGGCGTCTATTTGGCGAAGCCTTCGAGGCGTTGGCGGATTTCCGTGGCGTGTCGATTGCGGCCATCAATGGCTTTGCGATGGGCGGGGGGCTTGAGGTAGCGCTAGCCTGCGATATTCGCATTGCCGAGCAACAAGCGAAAATGGCACTACCTGAGGCGCGCGTGGGTCTATTGCCTTGCGCCGGTGGTACGCAACGTTTGGCCTGGCTGGTGGGCGAAGGTTGGGCTAAGCGCATGATTTTATGCAACGAGCGGATCGATGCAGCGACGGCCGAGCGCATTGGTTTGGTCGAGCAAGTGGTAGAGACTGGTCAGGCCTTTGACGTCGCCAAGCAATTGGCAGCTCAGGCCGCACAGCAAAGCCCGATTTCGGTCGCTATGTGCAAAGAGCTTATCCACTCGGCGCGAGATAAAGCAATAGCCGATGGTTTAGTGGGCGAGCGCGAAAAGTTCACCGCACTATTTTCCACTGAAGATCAGCGCGAGGGCGTTAACGCCTTTTTAGAAAAGCGCGAGCCCGTATGGAAGAACGCGTGA
- a CDS encoding FadR/GntR family transcriptional regulator, with the protein MKIQSIKQERLYLRVADQLAEKVRNGEIKEGERLPSERDLASLFGVSRPTIREAMIALEIADLVEIRSGSGVYVKRPELNDKSMPDDAPGPLELIEARYFIEGEAAALAAQRANDTDLALIAGALDDMAAENEASDAHEDADEAFHTLIAMATKNSAMIAMIERLWEWRTTTAMSMFFHEQQRQSGIQPSVEDHRQIYEAIRRRDADAARSAMHSHLGRVLSQIVDGELGSDGA; encoded by the coding sequence ATGAAAATACAGTCGATTAAGCAAGAACGTTTGTACCTTCGAGTTGCCGATCAGTTAGCAGAAAAGGTTCGTAATGGAGAGATCAAAGAGGGTGAGCGCTTACCCTCCGAGCGAGATCTGGCATCGCTGTTTGGGGTAAGTCGTCCCACTATCCGCGAGGCGATGATTGCTCTCGAAATTGCCGATCTTGTTGAGATTCGCTCGGGTTCAGGAGTTTATGTAAAAAGACCGGAGCTAAACGACAAGTCTATGCCGGATGATGCGCCAGGCCCACTCGAACTTATCGAAGCACGTTATTTTATAGAAGGCGAGGCTGCAGCGCTTGCCGCTCAGCGGGCAAATGATACTGATTTAGCCCTCATTGCTGGTGCCCTAGACGATATGGCGGCAGAAAACGAAGCCTCCGATGCGCACGAGGATGCCGACGAGGCGTTTCACACCTTAATTGCAATGGCGACCAAAAACAGCGCGATGATCGCTATGATCGAGCGGCTGTGGGAGTGGCGCACGACAACGGCCATGAGCATGTTTTTTCATGAGCAGCAGCGCCAAAGTGGTATCCAGCCCTCGGTTGAAGATCACCGCCAAATCTATGAGGCCATTCGGCGTCGTGATGCTGACGCAGCACGTTCGGCAATGCATTCACACTTGGGTCGAGTGTTGTCTCAAATTGTCGACGGCGAGCTGGGCTCAGACGGCGCTTAA
- a CDS encoding acyl-CoA dehydrogenase family protein: MDFSLSDEQQAYVDSARAFAQAEMAPHAARWDAESIFPVDVLRLAGEMGFMGMYTPESAGGLGMSRLDASLIVEELARGCTTTAAFLTIHNMATSMIGKYANPEIIEQWCPELVMGTKLASYCLTEPGAGSDAASLRSSAVRDGDHYVVNGAKVFISGAGSTDVLVAMLRTGDAGAKGVSAFLIPADAEGISYGKKEEKMGWNAQPTRMISFDNVRVPVANRLGKEGQGFAIAMEGLDGGRINIATCSVGTAQQALVEATAYVQERQQFNQSIAEFQATQFRLADLQTELVAARTMVRLAAFKLDANDPQATTYCAMAKRFATDAGFDVCNQALQLFGGYGYIREYPMERFVRDTRVHQILEGTNEVMRVIIARRMLMEGALEVIK, encoded by the coding sequence ATGGACTTTTCCCTGAGCGATGAACAGCAAGCGTATGTCGATAGTGCCAGGGCATTTGCCCAAGCAGAGATGGCGCCACATGCGGCTCGGTGGGACGCCGAGTCCATTTTTCCGGTAGACGTTCTGCGCCTAGCCGGCGAGATGGGCTTCATGGGTATGTACACCCCAGAGTCTGCCGGTGGCTTGGGCATGTCGCGTTTAGATGCCAGTTTGATTGTCGAAGAGCTCGCTCGGGGGTGCACGACCACGGCAGCCTTTTTGACCATTCACAATATGGCCACGAGCATGATTGGTAAGTACGCCAATCCCGAGATCATTGAGCAATGGTGCCCTGAACTGGTTATGGGTACCAAGCTGGCATCGTACTGTTTGACTGAACCTGGCGCGGGGTCTGACGCTGCCTCACTGCGCAGCAGTGCCGTGCGTGACGGCGACCATTACGTCGTGAACGGCGCGAAAGTGTTTATCTCAGGAGCTGGGTCAACAGACGTGTTGGTTGCGATGCTTAGGACCGGTGACGCGGGTGCAAAGGGTGTGTCGGCCTTCTTGATTCCCGCCGATGCTGAGGGCATCAGCTACGGTAAAAAAGAGGAAAAAATGGGCTGGAATGCTCAGCCTACGCGCATGATCAGCTTCGATAATGTTCGTGTACCGGTAGCGAATCGTCTTGGCAAGGAAGGGCAAGGGTTCGCTATTGCCATGGAGGGTTTAGATGGTGGCCGAATCAATATAGCCACCTGCTCGGTCGGGACTGCACAGCAGGCTTTGGTCGAAGCCACGGCCTACGTGCAGGAGCGGCAACAGTTCAATCAAAGTATCGCGGAATTCCAGGCAACACAGTTTCGCTTGGCAGATCTGCAAACCGAGCTCGTCGCGGCTCGGACTATGGTTCGTTTAGCGGCTTTTAAATTGGACGCAAACGATCCGCAAGCCACCACCTACTGCGCTATGGCTAAGCGTTTCGCGACCGATGCGGGTTTTGATGTGTGCAACCAGGCTCTGCAGCTGTTCGGTGGTTATGGGTATATTCGTGAATATCCTATGGAGCGCTTTGTGCGCGACACTCGCGTGCATCAGATACTGGAAGGCACAAACGAAGTGATGCGGGTTATTATTGCCCGACGAATGTTAATGGAAGGCGCCTTGGAGGTCATAAAATGA
- a CDS encoding CoA-acylating methylmalonate-semialdehyde dehydrogenase, giving the protein MKRVPLFINGEFVQSSSQQVMPVINPANQQVLAEVPMATATEVDLAVASAKAAFETWRLVPVAERARVMMRYQALLKEHHDELGEILANDTGKTFEDAKGDVWRGIEVVEQAANVPSNMMGETVANVAGGIDTYSYIQPLGVVAGITPFNFPAMIPLWMYPLAIACGNTFVLKPSEQVPLTPIRLIELFIEAGAPKGVLNMVHGGAEQVDQLLTHPDVEAVSFVGSTRVGEYIYKTATAAGKRAQCMMGAKNHMVIMPDADRNSTLNALVGASVGAAGQRCMAISVAVFVGDSYEWVEELKERMSKARPGVWNDAGASYGPIISKAAHQRVLGLIEKGVEQGARCLLDGRNVQVEDYPDGNWVGPTLFADVTTDMAIYQEEIFGPVLCCMRVDTLDEAIGLINRCQVGNGTSIFTASGGAARHYQSEIKVGQVGINIPIPVPLPFFSFTGWRGSFRGDLHAYGKQAVRFYTETKTITAKWTHTEATTGTQPNMSINLR; this is encoded by the coding sequence ATGAAGCGCGTTCCTTTGTTTATTAACGGCGAGTTCGTTCAAAGTTCGTCTCAGCAGGTCATGCCCGTTATCAATCCTGCGAACCAGCAGGTCTTAGCTGAAGTGCCAATGGCGACTGCGACCGAGGTGGATTTGGCGGTGGCGTCGGCCAAAGCGGCGTTTGAGACCTGGCGTTTGGTGCCGGTGGCAGAGCGTGCGCGCGTTATGATGCGCTATCAAGCCCTGTTAAAAGAACATCATGACGAGCTGGGTGAAATTCTAGCAAATGACACTGGCAAAACGTTTGAAGACGCCAAAGGTGATGTGTGGCGTGGAATCGAGGTAGTCGAGCAAGCGGCTAACGTACCCTCGAACATGATGGGTGAAACGGTTGCTAACGTCGCTGGCGGAATCGACACCTACAGTTATATTCAACCTTTGGGCGTGGTGGCAGGTATTACGCCGTTTAATTTTCCAGCTATGATTCCACTGTGGATGTACCCCCTAGCGATTGCTTGCGGTAATACCTTTGTTTTAAAGCCGTCTGAACAAGTGCCCCTAACCCCCATCCGTTTGATCGAATTATTCATCGAGGCTGGCGCACCCAAAGGTGTGTTAAACATGGTTCACGGTGGCGCGGAGCAGGTCGATCAACTATTGACGCATCCTGATGTTGAAGCCGTGTCGTTTGTTGGGTCGACGCGTGTGGGTGAGTACATTTATAAAACCGCCACCGCTGCAGGCAAACGGGCCCAGTGTATGATGGGCGCTAAAAACCATATGGTGATTATGCCCGATGCTGATCGCAATTCTACTTTGAATGCTTTGGTGGGCGCTTCGGTGGGTGCAGCGGGTCAGCGCTGTATGGCTATTTCGGTGGCTGTATTCGTCGGTGATTCGTACGAGTGGGTCGAGGAGTTGAAAGAGCGTATGAGTAAAGCTCGACCCGGTGTCTGGAATGATGCGGGCGCCAGCTACGGCCCTATCATTTCAAAAGCGGCACATCAGCGAGTACTTGGCCTCATTGAAAAAGGTGTCGAGCAGGGCGCGCGCTGTTTGCTCGATGGTCGCAATGTGCAAGTTGAAGATTACCCCGATGGCAACTGGGTGGGTCCCACCCTGTTTGCGGACGTCACGACGGACATGGCGATCTACCAAGAGGAGATCTTTGGTCCTGTATTGTGCTGCATGCGGGTCGATACCTTAGATGAGGCCATTGGTTTAATTAACCGCTGTCAGGTCGGTAACGGCACTTCTATCTTCACCGCCAGCGGTGGTGCGGCCAGACACTATCAAAGCGAGATCAAGGTGGGTCAAGTCGGTATTAATATCCCGATTCCGGTGCCGCTTCCCTTTTTCTCGTTCACAGGATGGCGTGGTTCCTTCCGGGGTGATTTGCACGCCTATGGCAAACAGGCGGTACGTTTCTACACCGAAACGAAAACCATTACCGCAAAGTGGACGCATACCGAGGCGACCACCGGTACGCAACCTAATATGAGTATTAACTTGCGCTAG
- a CDS encoding enoyl-CoA hydratase/isomerase family protein translates to MEERVMAVIVAEHECAQGLLGHLTLDVPKTLNSLTLDMVDALQAALDDWRDRDDIAAILIDGAGEKAFCAGGDVQALRESSMGTPGGPCEYAETFFTREYRMNYTLHTYPKPIICWGSGIVMGGGLGILAGCSLRIVTETTRIAMPEVTIALFPDVGGSWFLNHMPGRTGLFLGITGASINAGDALYTGLANRFMSSGQYQTLIGDLTAVKWSTDAQQNGDYARSVVAALAGCADAEPPESAVATHRALIDDLCDADQILTVFDRIKAHVDSDDRWLAKAAQGLAHGSPLAALWIARQLHETRHASLAEVFQAEIQLGTNIMRHPEFAEGVRALLVDKDRQPKWQFKTPEEVPAALLDSFFQAPWEQNPLADLA, encoded by the coding sequence ATGGAAGAACGCGTGATGGCAGTGATCGTTGCGGAACATGAATGTGCACAAGGGCTATTGGGGCACTTAACGCTCGACGTGCCGAAGACGCTGAACTCGTTAACGCTTGATATGGTCGATGCACTGCAAGCCGCGTTGGATGACTGGCGCGACCGAGATGACATCGCGGCCATTCTGATTGATGGCGCTGGCGAAAAAGCGTTTTGTGCGGGTGGAGATGTTCAAGCTTTGCGCGAGTCTTCTATGGGCACCCCCGGTGGCCCCTGTGAGTACGCAGAGACTTTTTTTACGCGTGAATATCGCATGAACTATACCCTGCATACCTACCCTAAACCCATTATTTGCTGGGGTAGTGGTATCGTGATGGGCGGCGGCTTGGGCATTCTTGCCGGCTGTAGCTTGCGTATTGTGACCGAAACAACCCGCATTGCTATGCCAGAAGTCACCATTGCCTTGTTCCCCGATGTTGGCGGTAGTTGGTTCTTAAATCATATGCCGGGGCGTACGGGCTTATTCTTGGGTATCACTGGTGCATCCATTAATGCGGGCGATGCCTTGTACACAGGGCTGGCCAATCGTTTTATGAGTAGTGGTCAATACCAAACCTTAATTGGAGACCTGACGGCCGTTAAGTGGTCTACGGATGCCCAACAAAACGGTGATTATGCGCGTTCGGTCGTTGCTGCATTAGCGGGTTGCGCGGATGCTGAACCACCAGAATCAGCAGTGGCAACGCACCGAGCCCTGATCGATGATTTGTGCGACGCCGATCAGATCCTAACGGTATTCGACCGCATTAAAGCGCATGTTGATTCCGATGATCGCTGGTTAGCAAAAGCGGCTCAAGGCTTGGCGCACGGTTCGCCCTTAGCAGCTTTGTGGATTGCGCGCCAGCTGCACGAAACGCGTCACGCGTCTCTGGCTGAAGTGTTCCAAGCCGAAATTCAGCTGGGTACCAATATTATGCGCCACCCCGAATTTGCGGAGGGTGTCAGAGCTTTATTGGTCGATAAGGATCGTCAGCCCAAGTGGCAATTTAAAACGCCCGAAGAGGTCCCCGCGGCCTTGCTGGACTCATTTTTTCAAGCGCCATGGGAGCAAAACCCCTTGGCTGATTTAGCGTAG
- the uxuA gene encoding mannonate dehydratase produces the protein MLETWRWFGPSDPVTLSQIRQAGATGIVSALDHIPTGEAWPLVDILERKTIIEEAGLTWSVVESVPVHNNIKSRTADYERMIENYKESLRNLGKAGVRTVCYNFMPVVDWTRTSLSYKLPNGSVALKFEMTDFAAYDRYVLERSGAETSYTAEVLAKAGTRFTQMTEQDVQALETNIIAGLPGGEGSYDRAGVKAAIERFAEFDDETYRGHLFAFLDEVIPVAEEAGVVMAIHPDDPPFSLFGLPRVMSTADDARRLTEHLQSRANGITMCAGSFGARADADLVSLVRAFSDRIYFVHLRNIKKEADGSFMESEHLDGDNDIVGIVDALLDEENARRAQSENWLPIPMRPDHGHTMDVDQQANTTRPGYSYAGRMRGLAELRGVIHTLSTLKKIAV, from the coding sequence ATGTTAGAAACGTGGCGATGGTTTGGTCCCTCTGATCCAGTGACGCTCAGTCAAATCCGGCAAGCCGGTGCAACCGGTATCGTATCTGCCTTGGATCATATCCCCACAGGCGAAGCTTGGCCTCTTGTCGACATTCTCGAACGCAAGACGATTATTGAAGAGGCAGGGCTCACCTGGTCGGTTGTGGAATCGGTACCCGTTCACAACAATATCAAATCACGCACCGCCGATTATGAGCGCATGATCGAAAACTACAAAGAATCGCTGCGTAATTTGGGCAAGGCCGGCGTGCGCACGGTGTGCTACAACTTTATGCCCGTGGTCGATTGGACTCGAACGAGTCTCTCGTACAAACTGCCCAATGGTAGCGTCGCGCTAAAATTTGAGATGACTGATTTTGCGGCCTATGATCGTTATGTGCTGGAGCGTTCGGGCGCCGAAACTTCTTACACTGCTGAGGTCTTAGCGAAGGCAGGGACACGCTTTACGCAAATGACCGAGCAAGATGTGCAAGCGCTAGAGACCAATATCATCGCAGGGCTACCCGGCGGCGAGGGCTCGTATGATCGTGCGGGTGTAAAAGCCGCGATAGAACGTTTTGCAGAATTTGATGATGAGACCTACCGCGGGCACTTGTTTGCTTTTCTTGATGAGGTTATCCCCGTTGCGGAAGAGGCTGGCGTGGTTATGGCGATTCACCCCGATGATCCACCGTTTTCGTTATTTGGTCTACCGCGCGTGATGTCTACCGCTGACGACGCGCGTAGGTTGACCGAGCACCTCCAAAGTCGTGCAAACGGTATTACGATGTGTGCTGGCAGCTTTGGTGCGCGGGCAGATGCGGATTTGGTCAGTTTGGTAAGGGCTTTCTCTGATCGGATTTACTTTGTGCATCTGCGCAACATTAAGAAAGAAGCGGACGGCTCGTTTATGGAGTCAGAGCACTTGGACGGTGACAACGATATTGTGGGTATAGTCGATGCGCTGCTCGATGAAGAAAACGCTCGTCGTGCACAATCAGAAAACTGGCTACCGATCCCAATGCGCCCTGATCACGGGCATACCATGGATGTCGACCAGCAGGCCAATACGACCCGCCCCGGCTATTCTTATGCTGGACGCATGCGTGGTCTGGCAGAGCTGCGAGGTGTCATTCATACCCTGTCTACTTTGAAGAAAATCGCGGTCTAA
- a CDS encoding AraC family transcriptional regulator, translated as MSLPSQWPLPPKGSRIVSPAFMLERMQAHALSEDLYPTALGYYPRAKGHRMQRAIHDDYLIIYCVDGRGKLTTKQNQHDIEAGDIIVLPKGQAHSYRALRNTPWTIFWVHYLGNKAQDFTDYLLQHADYRVTHVGNHPQLRSAFQGLLDVARTGYDLSAFLTLANRLKLLLTELGQTRYQQVAPKGLDLEATQQLMREHLNSHISLDELAQATFLSKFHFSNRYKRLTGYPPIQHFLNMKMEYACELLDASTLSVKAIAAALGYNDPLYFSRLFKRTIGVSPLTYRKSTQG; from the coding sequence ATGAGTTTACCATCGCAATGGCCGTTGCCTCCCAAAGGCAGCCGCATCGTCAGCCCAGCGTTTATGTTAGAGCGCATGCAAGCACATGCGCTGAGTGAAGACCTATACCCCACTGCTCTGGGCTACTACCCTAGAGCCAAGGGCCACCGTATGCAACGCGCAATCCATGACGATTACCTGATCATATATTGCGTTGATGGCCGCGGGAAACTCACCACCAAGCAAAACCAACACGATATCGAGGCCGGCGATATCATCGTACTCCCAAAAGGGCAAGCACACAGCTACAGGGCGCTAAGAAACACACCTTGGACCATCTTTTGGGTTCACTATTTAGGCAACAAAGCGCAAGACTTTACCGACTATCTGCTCCAACACGCAGACTACCGAGTGACCCACGTCGGCAACCACCCCCAGCTACGCTCGGCTTTTCAAGGCTTGCTCGACGTCGCCAGAACCGGCTACGACCTGAGCGCGTTTTTAACTCTAGCCAATAGACTCAAACTGCTGCTGACAGAGCTTGGCCAAACGCGCTATCAACAAGTTGCACCGAAAGGCTTGGACCTAGAGGCGACACAACAGCTGATGCGCGAGCATCTGAATAGCCACATTAGTTTAGATGAGCTCGCACAAGCCACTTTTTTATCAAAATTCCATTTTTCTAACCGTTACAAACGCCTGACGGGCTACCCGCCTATTCAGCACTTTTTGAACATGAAAATGGAATACGCCTGTGAATTGCTCGATGCCAGCACTCTTAGCGTAAAGGCCATAGCAGCTGCGTTGGGCTACAACGACCCGCTGTATTTTTCTCGATTGTTTAAACGCACCATCGGTGTATCACCTTTGACCTACCGCAAGTCAACGCAAGGCTAA
- a CDS encoding mannitol dehydrogenase family protein, protein MSRTVPAIVHIGLGAFHRAHQAVYLQSYFDRTGDDSWQLCAANIRSNQAIVDALHSADHCYPVVAYESEDTATLTNVRVISDTLFAGSDKSVLVQRLIDPATRLVTLTVTEKGYGLLSNGEALNQEDPAIAADWQSLDAPKSVPGLLLTAIHTRVAQGLAPFTVLSCDNLPHNGRRIQTAVCLLAQRHYPELVDSIQAMSFPSSMVDRIVPAVTDEAIAKSVRWVGRQDPLVVVTEQFSQWVVEDNFGNGRPDWELDGVTMVDDVEPYETMKLRLLNGAHSLLAYAGLLLGHFTVDQAINDPALRALVLAYFGEARVTVRVAVDLDDYCCALLKRFANNSLHHQLAQIAMDGSQKVPQRWLRGVIDRRQQGLDSPIAALALACWMAHLRGTGVEGASYPINDPLAVSLTQCVDDEPSAYVAKLMALDGLVPLACRDDDRFIAQLVGSLARVSDCATTEALKKLFVDATP, encoded by the coding sequence ATGTCTAGAACAGTGCCCGCGATTGTGCATATTGGTTTGGGCGCTTTTCACCGCGCTCATCAAGCGGTGTATTTGCAGTCGTACTTCGATCGAACGGGCGATGACTCGTGGCAACTTTGCGCCGCCAATATTCGCTCCAATCAGGCGATTGTCGATGCGCTTCACAGCGCCGATCACTGCTATCCGGTTGTGGCTTACGAGTCGGAAGATACGGCGACGCTGACGAACGTGCGGGTTATAAGCGATACCCTGTTTGCGGGAAGCGATAAGTCTGTTTTGGTGCAGCGATTAATCGACCCCGCAACACGCCTAGTGACATTAACGGTCACCGAAAAGGGTTATGGATTATTGTCGAATGGTGAGGCCTTGAACCAAGAGGATCCGGCGATTGCTGCTGACTGGCAGAGCCTGGACGCGCCTAAATCGGTCCCTGGATTACTGCTGACCGCCATACACACGCGAGTGGCTCAAGGGCTTGCTCCCTTCACTGTGTTATCTTGCGATAACCTGCCACACAATGGCAGGCGTATTCAGACCGCCGTGTGTTTGTTGGCACAGCGGCACTATCCAGAGCTGGTAGACAGTATTCAGGCCATGAGTTTTCCGTCGAGCATGGTCGACCGCATCGTGCCCGCGGTGACAGACGAGGCTATTGCGAAATCCGTGCGCTGGGTTGGTAGGCAAGATCCACTTGTTGTCGTGACCGAGCAATTTTCGCAATGGGTTGTCGAAGACAATTTTGGCAATGGTCGTCCTGATTGGGAGCTCGATGGCGTCACTATGGTTGACGATGTTGAACCCTATGAGACGATGAAGTTACGTCTGCTTAACGGAGCACACTCGCTCTTAGCGTACGCGGGACTCTTGCTTGGACACTTTACAGTCGACCAGGCGATCAACGACCCAGCCTTGCGTGCCCTGGTGCTAGCCTACTTTGGCGAAGCCCGCGTTACGGTTAGGGTTGCTGTCGATCTGGACGATTATTGCTGCGCTCTACTTAAGCGCTTTGCGAACAATAGTTTGCACCACCAGTTAGCTCAGATCGCGATGGATGGCTCGCAAAAAGTGCCACAGCGGTGGTTGCGCGGCGTCATTGATCGCAGACAGCAAGGCTTGGATTCACCGATTGCGGCCCTGGCTCTCGCGTGTTGGATGGCACATCTGCGCGGAACGGGTGTAGAGGGCGCGTCTTACCCGATTAATGACCCTTTGGCGGTCAGTTTGACGCAATGCGTCGACGATGAGCCCAGCGCTTATGTCGCTAAGCTCATGGCATTGGATGGCTTGGTGCCGCTAGCCTGCCGTGACGATGATCGCTTTATCGCTCAGCTGGTTGGGAGCCTTGCGCGTGTCAGTGATTGCGCGACGACGGAAGCGCTTAAAAAACTATTCGTTGACGCGACGCCTTAG
- a CDS encoding acyl-CoA dehydrogenase family protein has protein sequence MYQFSEQSQAFQTQLLQFMDQYIYPNETTFEHQLATADNRFAPVPIVEELKQKAKEQGLWNLFVPPSHGEYTDFGGLSNFDYAPLAEMMGRVAWSAEVFNCNAPDTGNMEVFMKYGTKTQRDRWLTPLLAGEIRSAYAMTEPQVASSDATNVELSIEVDGDEWVLNGRKWFITGAMYEKTEIFIVMGKSDPNNPSRHLQQSQVLVPKGTPGLHIIRPLTTLGYDDAPHGHAELRFENCRVPKDNILLGEGRGFEISQGRLGPGRMHHCMRLIGAAQRALEITCQRVTQRKTFGKQLAEHQSVREDIADCFIDIETSRLLVLKACHKMDQVGAKDARDMIAAAKVGVPRTIQNVLDKCMQMHGAGGLTADYFLADAFNYARWCRQADGPDQVHQMALGKQLIKQWG, from the coding sequence ATGTACCAGTTCAGCGAACAATCCCAGGCATTTCAGACCCAATTACTGCAGTTTATGGACCAGTATATCTATCCGAATGAGACCACTTTCGAACATCAACTCGCCACTGCAGACAACCGCTTCGCACCGGTGCCCATCGTTGAAGAACTGAAGCAAAAAGCCAAAGAACAGGGCCTGTGGAATCTGTTTGTCCCGCCCTCACATGGCGAATACACCGACTTTGGTGGACTGAGCAACTTCGATTACGCACCATTGGCTGAGATGATGGGACGAGTCGCATGGAGTGCTGAAGTTTTCAACTGTAACGCACCCGACACCGGCAATATGGAAGTGTTCATGAAATATGGCACCAAAACGCAACGGGATCGTTGGCTGACGCCTTTACTTGCAGGCGAGATACGCTCTGCCTACGCCATGACCGAACCTCAGGTGGCGTCAAGTGACGCCACTAACGTCGAACTCTCTATCGAGGTAGACGGGGATGAGTGGGTACTCAATGGGCGCAAGTGGTTTATTACCGGCGCGATGTACGAAAAGACCGAAATTTTTATCGTGATGGGAAAATCCGACCCAAACAATCCATCGCGCCACCTGCAACAGTCTCAGGTATTGGTCCCCAAAGGCACGCCTGGCCTCCATATTATCCGACCACTGACAACTTTGGGTTACGACGACGCCCCCCACGGTCACGCTGAACTTCGCTTCGAAAACTGCCGCGTACCCAAAGACAACATTCTTCTTGGAGAAGGACGAGGCTTTGAGATCTCACAAGGGCGCCTAGGCCCCGGGCGCATGCACCACTGCATGCGTTTAATCGGTGCAGCTCAACGCGCGCTCGAGATTACCTGCCAACGCGTAACGCAGCGGAAAACTTTCGGCAAACAGCTTGCCGAGCATCAATCAGTTCGAGAAGACATTGCGGATTGTTTTATTGACATCGAGACATCGCGATTGCTGGTGCTCAAAGCCTGTCACAAAATGGACCAAGTCGGCGCCAAAGATGCGCGCGATATGATAGCCGCCGCTAAAGTGGGCGTGCCACGCACTATTCAAAACGTATTGGATAAATGCATGCAAATGCATGGTGCCGGCGGTTTGACCGCCGATTACTTTTTAGCCGATGCGTTCAATTATGCCCGCTGGTGCCGCCAAGCAGACGGCCCGGATCAAGTCCACCAGATGGCCTTAGGTAAACAACTGATCAAACAGTGGGGCTAA